One Cydia fagiglandana chromosome 11, ilCydFagi1.1, whole genome shotgun sequence genomic region harbors:
- the LOC134669010 gene encoding protein split ends-like isoform X2 — MSHLYLPWGSGERYTNRVQARNQFASTLELHKQPYEYEEVSHQRSPSLPPIHHIDDKSKDDKKTKEVLNRNIPSAKRFAFYDEDGEGDTSGYGSETVNHRGQGRGHDGARNPVMAWQHDSKEDRNRPNSGGRSDGPWSGRSPRSTAEEGRPRWGDRGVATGRLWEPTAPHERLPQMQNQKKGTPSWVERGLNMIENTAEVLVIDQRSSTNSGFDCDRSSCNGSDEGRTFLRGQNVPLEPEIKAQRENKRIKALELQSAILNQLEDREKRRQEEREMKLREERLEELRLQRQQEQDRLRVEQERRRHEEKQLQEQRKLEALKKALEDAERAAKLEKEKRFSSQKQIMNQSIALEPRSRRDTQETKPKIEDSVVETIQISETISPTKTDRTYDVHSAKSQKPDCNSHQTTEFNSPRSTGPGNLNLYIHSVPPLALTDNRFNIVPIGINGNGEIVNGQSNAIQLAVLVPQNLNNNYFNVSMNTVSNSESLDSGKVLTPKKYRGPRTKDVATQTDFKMYKSTSDRKTDTDEVERNVDKDYPNIDENAPQERSHNSMKKDRRSDDRYKKDLENRPKWGVNRPAAQYKKQSEKDPFYSQKRKMRQKYRSQARQYLSHSSDDSRSPSPPRDKGTEHNTKPRNSLSQSYWRSKRSSLDLSKTSNAPEPDSKILSEYLGHTNDASDKKSPKMSPTKRITLSQKFINDKYGNRKIWSDDQSDNKNFKCNSLDIENRKKIIDQLNTAKRDYLERNDDLEIISMRPKY, encoded by the exons ATGTCTCATCTTTACCTGCCATGGGGTTCAGGCGAACGCTACACCAACCGTGTTCAAGCGCGTAACCAATTTGCAAGCACTTTGGAACTGCACAAACAACCTTACGAATATGAAGAGGTCAGCCACCAGAGGAGTCCCAGCTTGCCGCCGATCCATCACATCGACGACAAATCTAAGGATGACAAGAAGACTAAGGAAGTGTTGAATAGGAACATCCCGAGCGCGAAGAGATTCGCGTTCTATGATGAGGACGGAGAAGGGGACACCTCGGGCTACGGCAGCGAGACTGTCAACCACAGGGGGCAGGGCAGGGGGCACGACGGCGCCCGCAACCCTGTCATGGCGTGGCAGCATGACAGCAAGGAGGACAG AAACCGTCCTAACAGTGGTGGCAGGTCGGACGGCCCGTGGTCAGGGCGCAGCCCGCGCTCCACGGCCGAGGAGGGCCGCCCACGGTGGGGCGACCGCGGCGTTGCCACCGGCCGCCTTTGGGAGCCCACGGCGCCCCATGAGCGACTACCCCAG ATGCAGAATCAAAAGAAAGGCACCCCTTCGTGGGTAGAGCGGGGTCTGAACATGATTGAAAACACCGCGGAGGTACTGGTCATTGACCAGAGGAGCTCCACTAACTCTGGTTTCGACTGCGACAGGTCGTCCTGTAATGGGAGTGACGAAGGGAG AACATTTTTACGAGGTCAAAACGTTCCGTTAGAACCAGAAATAAAAGCTCAGCGCGAGAACAAACGAATTAAAGCTCTAGAGCTGCAGTCAGCTATACTAAATCAGTTGGAGGATCGAGAAAAACGACGCCaagaggagagagaaatgaagTTAAGGGAAGAAAGACTAGAAGAGCTTCGTTTACAGAGGCAACAAGAGCAAGACAGGCTTAGGGTTGAGCAAGAAAGACGGAGGCACGAAGAAAAACAACTTCAAGAGCAAAGAAAATTAGAGGCACTCAAAAAAGCTCTCGAAGACGCGGAAAGGGCGGCTAAGCTAGAAAAAGAAAAGAGGTTTAGTTCTCAGAAACAAATAATGAACCAAAGCATTGCTTTAGAGCCCAGATCAAGACGTGATACTCAGGAAACCAAACCAAAGATAGAAGACAGTGTAGTAGAAACCATACAAATTAGCGAAACAATAAGTCCTACAAAAACTGATAGAACGTATGATGTGCACTCCGCTAAAAGCCAAAAACCAGATTGTAATTCACATCAGACCACAGAATTCAACTCACCGCGATCAACTGGCCCTGGAAATTTGAATCTCTACATTCATAGTGTTCCACCATTGGCGCTGACAGATAACAGATTCAATATTGTACCCATTGGTATAAATGGAAATGGTGAAATCGTTAATGGGCAATCGAACGCCATTCAACTTGCAGTTCTGGTtccacaaaaccttaacaacaACTACTTTAATGTTTCAATGAATACAGTTAGTAATAGTGAATCATTAGATTCAGGCAAAGTATTAACACCAAAGAAATATCGTGGGCCGCGAACTAAGGATGTTGCTACGCAGACagattttaaaatgtataaatctACATCAGACAGAAAAACGGATACTGACGAAGTGGAAAGAAACGTAGATAAAGATTATCCCAATATTGATGAAAATGCGCCACAAGAAAGGTCCCATAATTCTATGAAAAAAGATCGCAGGTCTGACGATAGATACAAGAAAGATTTAGAAAATCGACCCAAATGGGGAGTTAATCGACCAGCGGCGCAATACAAGAAACAAAGTGAGAAAGATCCATTTTATAgtcaaaaaagaaaaatgcgCCAAAAGTATCGAAGTCAAGCGCGACAGTATTTATCACACTCCAGCGATGACAGCCGCTCGCCGAGCCCGCCGCGCGATAAAGGCACCGAGCACAACACTAAGCCTCGGAACTCCCTTAGCCAGTCGTACTGGAGAAGCAAAAGGTCCAGCCTGGATCTCTCGAAGACAAGCAATGCGCCTGAACCAGACAGCAAGATACTGAGCGAATATCTCGGACACACCAACGATGCAAGCGACAAAAAATCACCGAAAATGTCTCCCACAAAAAGGATAACCCTCTCACAAAAGTTTATAAATGACAAATACGGCAACAGAAAAATTTGGTCCGACGATCAATCTGATAACAAAAATTTTAAGTGCAACTCGCTCGATAttgaaaacagaaaaaaaataatcGATCAACTCAACACTGCCAAAAGAGACTACTTAGAAAGAAATGACGATCTGGAAATAATTTCCATGAGACCAAAATATTAA
- the LOC134669010 gene encoding protein split ends-like isoform X1, whose product MLSVQASKPTLVQQKKQQWAREREEMSHLYLPWGSGERYTNRVQARNQFASTLELHKQPYEYEEVSHQRSPSLPPIHHIDDKSKDDKKTKEVLNRNIPSAKRFAFYDEDGEGDTSGYGSETVNHRGQGRGHDGARNPVMAWQHDSKEDRNRPNSGGRSDGPWSGRSPRSTAEEGRPRWGDRGVATGRLWEPTAPHERLPQMQNQKKGTPSWVERGLNMIENTAEVLVIDQRSSTNSGFDCDRSSCNGSDEGRTFLRGQNVPLEPEIKAQRENKRIKALELQSAILNQLEDREKRRQEEREMKLREERLEELRLQRQQEQDRLRVEQERRRHEEKQLQEQRKLEALKKALEDAERAAKLEKEKRFSSQKQIMNQSIALEPRSRRDTQETKPKIEDSVVETIQISETISPTKTDRTYDVHSAKSQKPDCNSHQTTEFNSPRSTGPGNLNLYIHSVPPLALTDNRFNIVPIGINGNGEIVNGQSNAIQLAVLVPQNLNNNYFNVSMNTVSNSESLDSGKVLTPKKYRGPRTKDVATQTDFKMYKSTSDRKTDTDEVERNVDKDYPNIDENAPQERSHNSMKKDRRSDDRYKKDLENRPKWGVNRPAAQYKKQSEKDPFYSQKRKMRQKYRSQARQYLSHSSDDSRSPSPPRDKGTEHNTKPRNSLSQSYWRSKRSSLDLSKTSNAPEPDSKILSEYLGHTNDASDKKSPKMSPTKRITLSQKFINDKYGNRKIWSDDQSDNKNFKCNSLDIENRKKIIDQLNTAKRDYLERNDDLEIISMRPKY is encoded by the exons ATGCTGTCGGTGCAGGCAAGCAAGCCCACGCTAGTGCAACAGAAGAAACAGCAGTGGGCGAGGGAGAGAG AGGAAATGTCTCATCTTTACCTGCCATGGGGTTCAGGCGAACGCTACACCAACCGTGTTCAAGCGCGTAACCAATTTGCAAGCACTTTGGAACTGCACAAACAACCTTACGAATATGAAGAGGTCAGCCACCAGAGGAGTCCCAGCTTGCCGCCGATCCATCACATCGACGACAAATCTAAGGATGACAAGAAGACTAAGGAAGTGTTGAATAGGAACATCCCGAGCGCGAAGAGATTCGCGTTCTATGATGAGGACGGAGAAGGGGACACCTCGGGCTACGGCAGCGAGACTGTCAACCACAGGGGGCAGGGCAGGGGGCACGACGGCGCCCGCAACCCTGTCATGGCGTGGCAGCATGACAGCAAGGAGGACAG AAACCGTCCTAACAGTGGTGGCAGGTCGGACGGCCCGTGGTCAGGGCGCAGCCCGCGCTCCACGGCCGAGGAGGGCCGCCCACGGTGGGGCGACCGCGGCGTTGCCACCGGCCGCCTTTGGGAGCCCACGGCGCCCCATGAGCGACTACCCCAG ATGCAGAATCAAAAGAAAGGCACCCCTTCGTGGGTAGAGCGGGGTCTGAACATGATTGAAAACACCGCGGAGGTACTGGTCATTGACCAGAGGAGCTCCACTAACTCTGGTTTCGACTGCGACAGGTCGTCCTGTAATGGGAGTGACGAAGGGAG AACATTTTTACGAGGTCAAAACGTTCCGTTAGAACCAGAAATAAAAGCTCAGCGCGAGAACAAACGAATTAAAGCTCTAGAGCTGCAGTCAGCTATACTAAATCAGTTGGAGGATCGAGAAAAACGACGCCaagaggagagagaaatgaagTTAAGGGAAGAAAGACTAGAAGAGCTTCGTTTACAGAGGCAACAAGAGCAAGACAGGCTTAGGGTTGAGCAAGAAAGACGGAGGCACGAAGAAAAACAACTTCAAGAGCAAAGAAAATTAGAGGCACTCAAAAAAGCTCTCGAAGACGCGGAAAGGGCGGCTAAGCTAGAAAAAGAAAAGAGGTTTAGTTCTCAGAAACAAATAATGAACCAAAGCATTGCTTTAGAGCCCAGATCAAGACGTGATACTCAGGAAACCAAACCAAAGATAGAAGACAGTGTAGTAGAAACCATACAAATTAGCGAAACAATAAGTCCTACAAAAACTGATAGAACGTATGATGTGCACTCCGCTAAAAGCCAAAAACCAGATTGTAATTCACATCAGACCACAGAATTCAACTCACCGCGATCAACTGGCCCTGGAAATTTGAATCTCTACATTCATAGTGTTCCACCATTGGCGCTGACAGATAACAGATTCAATATTGTACCCATTGGTATAAATGGAAATGGTGAAATCGTTAATGGGCAATCGAACGCCATTCAACTTGCAGTTCTGGTtccacaaaaccttaacaacaACTACTTTAATGTTTCAATGAATACAGTTAGTAATAGTGAATCATTAGATTCAGGCAAAGTATTAACACCAAAGAAATATCGTGGGCCGCGAACTAAGGATGTTGCTACGCAGACagattttaaaatgtataaatctACATCAGACAGAAAAACGGATACTGACGAAGTGGAAAGAAACGTAGATAAAGATTATCCCAATATTGATGAAAATGCGCCACAAGAAAGGTCCCATAATTCTATGAAAAAAGATCGCAGGTCTGACGATAGATACAAGAAAGATTTAGAAAATCGACCCAAATGGGGAGTTAATCGACCAGCGGCGCAATACAAGAAACAAAGTGAGAAAGATCCATTTTATAgtcaaaaaagaaaaatgcgCCAAAAGTATCGAAGTCAAGCGCGACAGTATTTATCACACTCCAGCGATGACAGCCGCTCGCCGAGCCCGCCGCGCGATAAAGGCACCGAGCACAACACTAAGCCTCGGAACTCCCTTAGCCAGTCGTACTGGAGAAGCAAAAGGTCCAGCCTGGATCTCTCGAAGACAAGCAATGCGCCTGAACCAGACAGCAAGATACTGAGCGAATATCTCGGACACACCAACGATGCAAGCGACAAAAAATCACCGAAAATGTCTCCCACAAAAAGGATAACCCTCTCACAAAAGTTTATAAATGACAAATACGGCAACAGAAAAATTTGGTCCGACGATCAATCTGATAACAAAAATTTTAAGTGCAACTCGCTCGATAttgaaaacagaaaaaaaataatcGATCAACTCAACACTGCCAAAAGAGACTACTTAGAAAGAAATGACGATCTGGAAATAATTTCCATGAGACCAAAATATTAA